In the genome of Odocoileus virginianus isolate 20LAN1187 ecotype Illinois chromosome 17, Ovbor_1.2, whole genome shotgun sequence, the window TTCCAGCACTTCCAGGCCTCGCAGGCTTAGATTAACTATAGATTAGCTATTCAGTCTAGAGAGAAAAATAGCGCCAAGTGTATCCAAATTAGTGCCTGGAACAGTAGGCTGTAAACCCTGACGTAAACTCTCCCATCTACCTGTTTCTGAATTTCCTCCATTAAGATGAAGACATTCTCTGTGTCTGGGGTCAGGCTGGGGGGAGTGTTATATGCTGGGCAGCCAAGCCTGGGGTCCTCCTCAAGGCAGCTGAAGGCAAGAGAGCGGCCAGGCCTTAGCCTTCTCTTTGATGAGTGCTAAAAGGACAACCTAATGGTCCTAGTAGCCTCTGGGTTCAGGGAAGGTGGGGTAGAGGGCAAGGCCACCTTCCCAacaccttccctcccacccagagTCGCAGGCCCTTGTCCCAGCCTCTGTTCTTCAATGTTAGCTATGACTTTGAGCCAAAGTTTCCCCTCTGCGTGCTCAGGTCACCATCCTTATCAAAGGAAAAACCCTTTCCAGCTGCAACGCATACTAAACACTGACTCTAGATGCCTGGAGTGGTATCCAGGTGCAGAGGATCAGGAGACAGAAGTACCCTGGGACCACATCACTGCCCCCCACcagccaccaccacacacacatgccagcCCACAACCAGAGAACAGAAAAGGAGAGTTTATTGAAAACTATATACAGTTGGTCCAGCCCCTACCACAGGCTGTAATCTGGGCAGGTCCTTCCCACACCTCAGGCAGGATCTCAGCCCCTGATGGGAGAGACCAGGGCTGGGGTCAGGGCCCAGACTCCCTTGGGAAACTTGACTGCCAGACCCCGCATGGAACTTCATCTGTGAATTCACAACTCTAAATGGTCTGTCGGTGGTGGGCAGAGGAAAAGCCTGGATATGGGATCTCTATTCTGCAACTTGGGCCCAAGCGGCTAGGGCCAACTAGGTTACCCAGAAGTCCTGGCCACTCCTCCaccaggaggtcttcctggaaTGTGCAGGTGAACAGTCCCGCTACCACCCCACCCCATGTGCCAGGCCCCAGGGGCTGCACAGGCTTGGACTGGGGGACCTCAGGCACCCTCCCTCCCAACACTGACTCAGGGCTCAGGACTTCGGCAACACTCCTCGGACAGAAGACCCGGGGTTGAGAGGTGAGTGTTGGGGTGGTCATGGCTGTGGGCCCAGGACCCTCTCGAGGTTGGGGGTGGCTTGGGGGGGTCAGGGCGTCCCGCTGTAGGAATAGTCGGCTTTGTTGTGCATCACCAGCCGGTCATCCACGAAGTAGAAGCTGTCGGACTGTGTCTCATACGGGTGACGGATCATCTCGTTGACTGTAAGAGAGGCCCAGCGAGTTGGGGGCAAAGGTCAGGAGCCTGGGCCAGGACACGGCAGGGACTACAGGACTCGGGGACGGGGACAGGTGAACAAAGAGTTCCCCGAGtctctttgagtctcagtttccctatAGGTGGCTTAGGAATGGGGGctagacacaagagacctgggatgggaagagaggGGCTCAGACCCACGTTCCCTCCACCTGGTCCCTCTGAGTCCCCcgccccccaggttcctccccCAACGCACTCAGCTCCTCGGAGAGAGCGGGGAAGTCGTAGATGTGCTCGCAGGTGTTCTTGCTGCTGGGGATGCAGAAGCCAAAGTGGAAGTCGAAGCTTTTGAGCAGCTGGTTGCGGAAGTAGTGCCTCTCAATCATGCGGAAGTTGTTGACAGGCTTGTCTCCCACTGTGAACTCCACCCTGAGCAGAGAAGGGGGCGGGGCTGAGCTGGGCCCCCGGAGGGGCTCAGCAAGAACTCCGGAAgggctccttcccacccccaaccccacccccaccccacccctcaccccggCCCGTGACTCACGTGGCTCCCACCTGCCTCAGGCGGAGGAAGGCAGGCGTGAACTGGTAGCGGACAAAGCGCCCGGCATTGGGGTCCAGATCCCGCGGGTTGATGGGCAGCCGCTCTGTAATGCACCCCAGCCGGTCTCAGTGGGCTTCAGGTGGGACCCGTGCCCACCCGAAGTTTCACCCCAGGGACCTCATCtgtctgaatttttttcagaacTCCTCAGGAGATCCTGATGCATATTGAGGGTTCAGATCATTGGCCAAATGCTTCCAATTGCTTTTAAATTGGTCAGCAGGTCACCAGTTTCAACTGAGAGTCCCAGAGccccaagagagaaaaagacctgAGGCCTCTGGGACTGCAGTTCCCAAGGGGGCCTACAGGGGGCAGGCTGGCAGTGACTGAAGGGGCAGGATTGTCCTTCCGCAGGGACACAGAGAAAGGTAAAGACGAGGCCCAGCCCCAGGTAGAGGGCCCCGCTGCTTGGTGACTCCTGGGGAGGCCTGGGTGCCAATCAGAGCTCTGTTCTGACTCCTCGGTGGCCTCAGGGGTCCCTGGGCGGCCCACTTCCTCTGTGGATGATGGCGTACCCAATGCACTCACCTGAAGCTGGGGGCTTCTTGATTTCAAAGAGGACAGTGCCTGAGTCCATGTCCCGAATCTTGAACCTGACGAAGTCAATCTTGTAGATATTCTCCTCAGGGGAACACAGGTAGTCTAGGGGAGACGGGTGGCTGAGTGAGGAAGGGACCTAGCTACCCCGGACTAGCTGCCACTTTCTCTGATCCCTGGGATGACTGCCTTGCAGAGAGACAGAACTGAGCCTCTAACCTGAGGGAGCCCCCACAGAGCGTGGGGGAGACATAGCTCTGCTCTTGGGATCTAACGGGGGACAACTGGTTCTCTCCTGGTAGCTTCCGGGTCAGGGAGGCTCAGGATGGAGGACAAGGCCACCTCCCCCACACTTTCCCTCCCAGCCAGTGGTGGAGGGCCCTTATTCCAGCCTCCACTGTGTCAGGAGTGGCTCGGTGAGTTTTAACCAAACCAGTCTAGAAGCAGGTGAgaagcccctccccccaccaccctgagAGAGAAGATAAGCCCTGCTTTTAGGAACCTCACTCTAATGGGGGCGACACAGCTCTATTTCCAGAGAGGATACCCCTACCCCTCCTCTGGCCCACAGCCACCACCGGTGCCACATCTAAGTGTGTCAAGCAAGGACTTTATCTGACCTAGGTAGCGCTGGGGCAAACAACCCCTTCCCTGTTCTTCCTcaccccccaggcccctcctctccccataAGAGGCTTATACAAACCCAGCTCCCTTAAGCAGCTTAGTCAAAGCTCTGCTGACTCAAGCCCAGAGCCTGGAATATTCAGGGGGGAGGTGGGtgtggagagaggaagggagccaCCTTTGCTCTCATCCCCCATTGATCTTCAAACAAGAGGAGGTCTTAGCAGAGGAGGTCTTAACAGAGGGAACCCCCAGACCCTGCCCCGTTAAAAGTCATCCATCCATTCTTGACTCTGAGCCACCCTCAGAGCAAAGAGGCAAGGCCAGAAAGAGGGTGTGGCAGGTGTAGCAGGACTGTGCCTGGGGTAAGGGGAATCCTTGAGCCCAGAAGAGGAACTAGGAACAGTGCTGGGCCTGGCCTGAGGAAGCTCAGAAATAGCAGGGCCTGATCCAACCCTCACCACTCTTGCAGCAGCAACTGCAAGCACCCCGGCAGCAAATAGGAAAAAACAGAGATGTGCAGTGGGGGCTCCTGTGCCTGCATAGCATCACATCCTCCCCGCAGAGGCCCGGAAATCACCCACTAGGCCCCTAGGCCACCACTGATTCctctggggcaggaagaggaagTGAACGTAAAGTCATTCTCTCTTCCCAAGCCTGGGGCAGCCCCCTCCAGGAAGGCCTCCTGGTGGCCACCTGGCACTTGGGGTCCAGCAGGGACTACACAGGGCTTATGGTGGGGCTGGAGCCCTGGCCTGCCCATCACAGCCCACACTGGGGAGAGGAGAAATGGAAGTAGGCAGGTCCTACCTCACCCTGTACACAACTTATTTTCACAGAAAGTAAACACTAATCCAAAGACGTAGGAGGAAAGTAcagggcagaggagaggaagtGGCAGAACTTGGAAGAGCAACCTAGtcgcccagctcccagctcccaatagttctcctccttcccccattcCCTAACTTCTGGAGCCTCTCCTCTCATTGGAGAACAACTTGCACTGTGACCTCTGCCTCTTCTACTGCAAACTCAACCTATCAATCCCTTTGTCCTTAGAGGAAGTGAGGAATGGAAGATGCCCATGGCTCAGGACACCACCTCCACTCCCTCCCCCGCCCGGAGAAGGATGAAGCCTGGGACTCAGGGTCAGGTCCGATAAGGGGCAGAGTGGCTGAGGGCTCAGAATGC includes:
- the UNC119 gene encoding protein unc-119 homolog A — protein: MKVKKGGGGAGTGAEHAPGASGPNVEPKPELQAESESGSESEPEAGPGPRPGPLQRKQPIGPEDVLGLQRITGDYLCSPEENIYKIDFVRFKIRDMDSGTVLFEIKKPPASERLPINPRDLDPNAGRFVRYQFTPAFLRLRQVGATVEFTVGDKPVNNFRMIERHYFRNQLLKSFDFHFGFCIPSSKNTCEHIYDFPALSEELINEMIRHPYETQSDSFYFVDDRLVMHNKADYSYSGTP